A stretch of DNA from Thiomicrospira sp. XS5:
GGGCTTCGTGCCAGCAGATAGCTGTAATCGGCAATCATTTTATTGGTGCCTTGACCAAAGTGAGAGGCGATGTCCGGCATCACTTCCATAAACACCAACACCGGTTCAACGCCTTGGCCGATTTTACAAAGGAAGTTCGCTCCTTCTAAATAGGCCTCGACCCCTTGTGGCGATAATTTGGACACGGCATCGTTTAGCAAATCGGGGAACAGTTCGACCGCTTTCGGAAATTTACAGGTAAATTTTTCCTGATATTCAGCAAATAATTCTTCATTCATACTTAAACATCTCGTTCAGTTGAAAGTATCTCTTCTAAAAAGAGAAATCATAAGTTTGGTTCGCCGAATTTTCGTGCTGAGCAAGGCGAGAATAAGGGAGTGTATAAGTTATACACGACCGTTTCTAACGAAGCGCAGCGCGAAAAGTCGGATGAAACAATTTATGATTAGCCGAAAATCATTTCGATGGCGTTGTCTAATGTTTGGCGAATGTCTGCATCATCGGTAATCGGACGCACCAAGGCCATTTTACACGCTTCGACAGGGGTAATGCCTTGGTTGATCAGGGTGGCGGCATAGACCATCAAACGGGTAGAAATCCCTTCGTCCAGACCATGACCTTTCAGGTTACGCGCCGTTTCACCGATTTGAACCAGCTTCTTCGCGGTGGCTTCATCAACGCCACCTTCCTTTTGCAGAATGTGTGCTTCGACGTCTGGCGCGGCATAATCAAAGTCCATGGCACAGAAACGTTGTTTGGTGGATTGTTTCAGGTCTTTCATCAAGGATTGATAACCCGGGTTGTAGGAAATGACCAGTTGGAAATCCGGGTGCGCTTTAATCAGCTCGCCTTTTTTGTCCAAAGACAGTTCACGGCGATGGTCAGTCAAGGCGTGGATCACAACCATGGTATCTTGACGGGCTTCGACAATTTCATCCAGGTAGCAGATGGCGCCGTAGCGTGCGGCCATGGTGAGTGGACCATCGACCCAGCGAGTGCCTTCGGCGTCTAACAGGTAACGACCGACTAAGTCCGCCGCGGTAATGTCTTCGTTACAGGAAACGGTAATGATTGGCTTGTCCAGTTTCCAGGCCATGTGCTCAACAAAGCGAGATTTACCACAGCCGGTTGGGCCTTTGACCATGACTGGCAAGCGCGCTGCATAAGCGGCTTCGTAAAGTTCAATCTCATTTGACTGTGCATCGTAAAAAGGTTCGTTGTCGATTTTGTACTGTGAAATATCCATCTGAGTTCCCCGAAAACTTTGATTGATAATACGAGAGCTTTGCACGAGATGGATACACGGCTAAAAATGGCTAAAATTTTCCTGAATGTCGTTGAAAAACTCGTTAATAGCCAGCTATTAGCTTCGTTTTCCGCCTAATTCAGAAAAATTTTATCTCATTTTTTCCTCGCGCCCCACTCGTGCAAAACTCTCAATAAAAAGAAGTTATTTGAGCTTGATAAACCACCAGGCCTGGTGGTTTTTAAGCGAGTTTAAATGGTTGGTAAAGTCATTTTCGTTTAATGTCTATAAAAGCAAAACGCTAAACGAAAAGGGCTTGAAGTTGAATGGTTGGATAAGGAAACCTCAGCCTAAAGCTGAGGTTTTAAGCATCCATTCAAAATTGATGGGTAAAGTGGCTTGAGGCGCATATTGTGCCTCAAGCGGCTTTTACATCAATTACTTATGGACACCCAATTTTTCTCTCCAGCCTGGGAAGATTTTGTCCGCATCGCTTGGGAAAGATTCGAATGCACGAGCAAATTCAGGATGCTCTTTAGCGTATTCGATTGGGTCTGCACCCGTTTTCCAGCACTCGTATGCTTGACCCAGTGACGTACCACCAGCTGCAGGAGAGTCGATGTGACCGAAGGAACCACCACCACAAGTGTTGATGACGTTACCGTGACCTAGGTTTTCGAAGAAACCAGGTAGACGTAGTGCGTTCATACCACCAGAGATGATTGGTGTAGTCGGCTTCATGCCGTACCACTTCTGATTGAAGTAGTGACCTTGACACTCGTCACGCTCAAGCATGTAAGCCAGTACGCGCTCATCACCGTGACCTTCCATTTTACCGTAACCCATCGTACCGGTGTGGATACCAGAAGCACCCATTAGACGAGCTAACTTCATGTAGCATAGTGGATCCATACCCATAGGTGACTTATAAGAAGTCAAGGCACCGTGACCAGCACGGTGGAAGTGTAGGTATGTATCAGGGAAGTTACGACGAGCCGTGGTGACACCCGCTGGACCGGTTACGAAACCGTCAACCAGGAAAGCAACGTGTTTTTCGTTACCGTACTTGGCGAATTCACCTAGGATGTACTCACCACGCTTGATCATTTCTTCGTGGAAGTCAGCTGTTACGTTTGCAGAGAAAAGCTTCGCTTCACCTGTTTCTTGCTGTGCACGATCCATTGTTTCTGCAACCATCGGAATAACGGTTTCCATTGGGCAGAAAGGTTGGTTAGCTTGTGGTTCATCGTTTTTGATGAAGTCACCACCCAACCAGAAGTCATAACACGCCTTAGCGAATGGCTCAGGACGTAGCCCCAGTTTAGGCTTGATGATCGTACCCGCGATGTAACCACCGTCAACTTCTGGACGACCTAGAACTTTCCACAGGTCAGAAATGTCAGTCGCAGGACCGTCGAACTTCTTAACCATTTGCTCTGGCACCATGAAGTCCAACATACGTAGACCTTCGTGATCACCCATACCTTGGTTGTTCCCTAGGATTAGAGACCACATGTGAGAAACGTTGTAGTGACCATCGATTAAGTTAGGATCGAATAGGTCAACAGGGTAAGCGATCTTCATCAGACCACCTTTGTCACCAAAGGCCGCTTCGTCGATTTCATAAACGAGAGCGTCAACACCACGAGTGAAGTCATCAGTAGTAGAAACTTCTACGTTAGTACCGGTTGAAGACTCAGCAGCAACGTGAGCCGCGACTTCAAGGAAACCGTAACCAGCAGCAGGTTTTAGACGGTATGCAACTAAAAGGTGATTACCATCAGCAATCAACTTCTCTTCTGATAGAGTTAAGTCAGCGTAACGATTCGACTGATCCATTTTTTTTACCTCTTTTTTGGGGCGAACCTCAAAGGCGGTTTCCCCTTAATTTTTGTTGAATCATTTAGTTAAAAACGACTCAACCCCGAAAACTTGAATGGTTATTATAGGGAATGAACGGATAACTTCAAATCAATAATTTTGATTAAAGATATAGATAGAAAGCTATGCAAAATGGTGTTTTGCCAAGACGTAAAGCAATAGCTTGGCTATTTGATCGGTTGGTAATCAATAGGTTTTAACCGAGTGAATGGCTAGCGGAATTTATTAAAGGCCAGCTCGCTGAGCTTTTCGCCTTCTTTTTTCAGCAGTTCAATCAGTTTTTCGGCCGCAATGGATAGTACTTTGCCTTTTGGGTAAGCCAGGTACCAATGGCGATTGATTGGAAACCCTTTGACATTCAGGATGGCAATTTTGCCCTGGTTGATTTCTTCCATCAGGGTGGGCACCGAAGCGACGGTAATGCCGAGGTTCTGCAGCAAGCCCAGTCGAATCGGTTCATTGCCCCCCAGTACCATTTTGATATTGGGTTGAAAGTCGAAATCTTCGAAGACCTTTTCGATTTGCGCGCGGATGCCGGAACCGGTTTCCCGCATTAAAAACGGTTCGTCGACCAAATCTTGAATGGAAAGTTGCTTTCCGACCAGAGGGTGGTTGCTGTTCGCGACGAAGGCTAAGGGGTTGACAGACAGCTGTGAAGATTCCACATTCAAATCTTCCGGCGGTTGGCCAAGCAGGTAGAAGTCGTCTTTATTCTGATTGATACGTTCCAGCAAACTCTCTTTATTCCCCACGCGCATAATGACGGTGACGTCCGGGTAAGCCTGGGTGAACTCGTGAATGACTTTCGGCACAAAATACTGGGCGGTGGAAATGACGGTCAGTTTGACGCTGCCGCCCGAAAAGCCTTTGAGGTGATTGATTTTTTGCTCGGCGATGGAAAGCTGTTGCAAAATGTTATTGGCCGCTTCGTAGAGCGCTTGCCCGGCTTCCGTCAAATGAACTTTGCGCCCGATTTGTTCGAATAACGGTGCTTCCAGGAGATCGGTGAGTTTTTTGACCTGCATGGAAACCGTCGGTTGCGTCAAATGCAACTCTTCCGCCGCTTTGGAGAAACTGTTGTGCCGGGCGATGCTTTCAAATACCTGCAGTTGGCGGAGGGTGGCATTACGCGCCAACAGCGAAATTTTTTCAGGCATGACACTCCTTTATGTTCAGTCTATACCGTTATATACAATCCGTTATGATTTGCTTTAACGGGTGTCGGACATGACCAGTAATTTATTGATGTCCACGGATTTCAAGAAGTCCAAAAACGCCACGGCCGGTGGCATCAGAACCTTATCTTGCATCTTGGCGATGTACCAATCTCGGCTGAGCGGGAAGCCTTGCACATCTAAGACTGTTAAATGACCGTATTTGGCTTCAATGCGAACCGCATGGCGCGGAATGACGGAAATGCCCAGGCCTGCCATGACCCCTTGTTTGATCGATTCGGTACTGCCCAGTTCCATATAAGGTTGAATCACATAATTCTCTTGCGCCAAGCGTTCTTCCAATGCAATACGAATGCCGGAGCCGCTTTCACGCATCAGAAATTTCTCATTGACGATGTCGCTTAATGGTATTTGCTTGTGTTTTGCCAGCGGATGGTTGGGGGGCGCCACCATCACCAGTTCGTTTTTGAAAAAGGGGAAGGCTTCCATTTTCAATTCCGCCGGAACACGCCCCATGACTGTTAAATGGTATTGGTTCTGTTTCAACTCGTCCAAAATTCGGCGCCGGTTAACCACCGTGATGGAGGGAATGACATCCGGGTATTTATTTAAGAAGGCTTTCAATACATATGGGATGAAGTACTTGGCGGGGGTGACCACGGCCAGCTTGAGCTCACCTTCCACACTGTCTTGTTCGTTGCGAATATAGGCGGTGAGGTCTTTGAGCTCTTCCAGAATGTTGGTGCAGGTCATGAACATGTGTTCACCGGCCGATGTCAGGTAGAGCTTCTTGCCGATGACTTCAATGAGTTTGACGTCGTTGTTTTCTTCCAAACGTTTAACCTGTACCGAAACGGCCGGCTGTGACAGGTTCAGTTCTTCAGCCGCTTTGGTATAACTTAAATGCCGGGAAACCGCTTCAAAAATACGAATTTGTTGGGCGGTGATGTGG
This window harbors:
- a CDS encoding CbbQ/NirQ/NorQ/GpvN family protein, which translates into the protein MDISQYKIDNEPFYDAQSNEIELYEAAYAARLPVMVKGPTGCGKSRFVEHMAWKLDKPIITVSCNEDITAADLVGRYLLDAEGTRWVDGPLTMAARYGAICYLDEIVEARQDTMVVIHALTDHRRELSLDKKGELIKAHPDFQLVISYNPGYQSLMKDLKQSTKQRFCAMDFDYAAPDVEAHILQKEGGVDEATAKKLVQIGETARNLKGHGLDEGISTRLMVYAATLINQGITPVEACKMALVRPITDDADIRQTLDNAIEMIFG
- a CDS encoding ribulose-bisphosphate carboxylase, whose amino-acid sequence is MDQSNRYADLTLSEEKLIADGNHLLVAYRLKPAAGYGFLEVAAHVAAESSTGTNVEVSTTDDFTRGVDALVYEIDEAAFGDKGGLMKIAYPVDLFDPNLIDGHYNVSHMWSLILGNNQGMGDHEGLRMLDFMVPEQMVKKFDGPATDISDLWKVLGRPEVDGGYIAGTIIKPKLGLRPEPFAKACYDFWLGGDFIKNDEPQANQPFCPMETVIPMVAETMDRAQQETGEAKLFSANVTADFHEEMIKRGEYILGEFAKYGNEKHVAFLVDGFVTGPAGVTTARRNFPDTYLHFHRAGHGALTSYKSPMGMDPLCYMKLARLMGASGIHTGTMGYGKMEGHGDERVLAYMLERDECQGHYFNQKWYGMKPTTPIISGGMNALRLPGFFENLGHGNVINTCGGGSFGHIDSPAAGGTSLGQAYECWKTGADPIEYAKEHPEFARAFESFPSDADKIFPGWREKLGVHK
- a CDS encoding LysR substrate-binding domain-containing protein, coding for MPEKISLLARNATLRQLQVFESIARHNSFSKAAEELHLTQPTVSMQVKKLTDLLEAPLFEQIGRKVHLTEAGQALYEAANNILQQLSIAEQKINHLKGFSGGSVKLTVISTAQYFVPKVIHEFTQAYPDVTVIMRVGNKESLLERINQNKDDFYLLGQPPEDLNVESSQLSVNPLAFVANSNHPLVGKQLSIQDLVDEPFLMRETGSGIRAQIEKVFEDFDFQPNIKMVLGGNEPIRLGLLQNLGITVASVPTLMEEINQGKIAILNVKGFPINRHWYLAYPKGKVLSIAAEKLIELLKKEGEKLSELAFNKFR
- a CDS encoding LysR family transcriptional regulator yields the protein MHNLHITAQQIRIFEAVSRHLSYTKAAEELNLSQPAVSVQVKRLEENNDVKLIEVIGKKLYLTSAGEHMFMTCTNILEELKDLTAYIRNEQDSVEGELKLAVVTPAKYFIPYVLKAFLNKYPDVIPSITVVNRRRILDELKQNQYHLTVMGRVPAELKMEAFPFFKNELVMVAPPNHPLAKHKQIPLSDIVNEKFLMRESGSGIRIALEERLAQENYVIQPYMELGSTESIKQGVMAGLGISVIPRHAVRIEAKYGHLTVLDVQGFPLSRDWYIAKMQDKVLMPPAVAFLDFLKSVDINKLLVMSDTR